In Shewanella sp. VB17, a single genomic region encodes these proteins:
- a CDS encoding alpha/beta hydrolase, with product MGLFLSSSCIANNIYESFPNEIKPNEKYVFYSHGFIVEGKNPTPINPRWGMYDFPEIKKSLSDDSYNLIAYHRPKDTNPREFAKKLTENANALINNGVKPENITFVGFSRGGAITVLTSNYLASEKVNFVILAGCSKVIKNNPELEVIGHVFSVFETSDGVGSCQFLIDRSKKVNTFKEISITTGKEHGAFYKPLPEWIIPVKKWLKSDRS from the coding sequence ATGGGTTTATTTCTATCATCAAGTTGTATTGCTAATAATATATATGAAAGTTTTCCCAATGAAATCAAACCAAATGAAAAATATGTATTCTATTCTCATGGCTTTATCGTAGAAGGTAAAAACCCAACACCAATAAATCCACGTTGGGGAATGTATGACTTTCCTGAAATTAAAAAATCTCTCTCAGATGATAGCTATAATCTTATTGCTTATCATCGCCCAAAAGATACAAATCCAAGAGAATTTGCCAAAAAATTAACTGAAAATGCCAATGCTCTTATCAACAATGGTGTTAAACCTGAAAATATTACTTTCGTTGGTTTTTCGCGTGGCGGAGCTATAACTGTATTAACTTCAAACTACTTAGCCTCCGAAAAAGTTAATTTTGTTATTTTAGCTGGATGTTCCAAAGTTATTAAAAACAACCCTGAATTAGAAGTGATCGGGCATGTGTTTTCTGTATTTGAAACTTCTGATGGTGTTGGATCCTGTCAATTCTTAATTGATCGCAGTAAAAAAGTTAACACGTTTAAAGAGATCTCCATTACTACTGGTAAAGAACATGGTGCATTTTATAAGCCTCTTCCTGAGTGGATTATTCCAGTTAAAAAGTGGCTCAAATCAGATCGTAGCTAA